The Streptococcaceae bacterium ESL0729 genome has a segment encoding these proteins:
- a CDS encoding DegV family protein: protein MKIAVITDSSAFLEDEYKNKENLFTLDIPIVIDGETYFEGKNLSNEDFYKKMSETAELPKTSQPSVAELEELLANLEKEDYTHVIGLFLSRGISGFYQNSFYLQNEFPNLVVKFFDTLITSAPLGYMVEIALNSIAAGDSFEEISQKLDYVIEKTRAYILVDDLKHLVKGGRLSNGAAIVGNLLSIKPILEFNREGQIVVYDKVRSSKKALKKLISIVKEASQEDDYQVFVIHSNARKLAEDVAQTLEEDGLENISIATVGAIIGTHLGENAIVLAISPVIK from the coding sequence ATGAAGATTGCAGTAATCACAGATTCATCGGCCTTTTTGGAAGATGAATATAAGAATAAAGAAAATCTTTTCACCCTAGATATTCCAATTGTTATCGATGGTGAAACATATTTTGAGGGAAAAAATTTATCTAACGAAGACTTTTATAAAAAAATGTCTGAAACAGCTGAGTTGCCTAAAACATCTCAGCCTAGCGTAGCTGAACTTGAGGAGCTTTTGGCTAATCTTGAAAAAGAAGATTATACTCATGTGATTGGACTCTTCCTATCGAGGGGTATTTCAGGTTTTTATCAAAATTCCTTCTACCTGCAAAATGAGTTTCCAAATTTAGTGGTCAAATTTTTTGATACCCTAATTACCAGTGCCCCATTAGGTTACATGGTTGAAATCGCCCTAAATTCAATAGCAGCTGGAGATAGCTTTGAAGAGATTAGCCAAAAACTAGATTATGTCATCGAAAAGACAAGGGCTTATATCCTTGTTGATGACCTAAAGCACCTGGTTAAGGGTGGTCGCCTTTCAAATGGAGCAGCTATTGTTGGAAACTTGCTTTCAATTAAGCCCATTCTTGAATTTAACCGAGAGGGCCAAATCGTCGTCTATGATAAGGTTCGTTCCAGCAAGAAGGCCCTAAAGAAATTGATTTCAATCGTAAAAGAAGCAAGTCAAGAAGACGATTATCAGGTTTTTGTCATTCATTCAAATGCTCGCAAACTAGCAGAAGATGTTGCCCAAACCTTGGAAGAAGATGGGCTTGAAAATATTTCGATTGCAACTGTCGGTGCCATAATCGGTACCCACCTTGGAGAGAATGCTATTGTTCTTGCTATTTCACCAGTTATAAAATAA
- the dapB gene encoding 4-hydroxy-tetrahydrodipicolinate reductase has translation MIKVIIAGYKGKMGSTAVNMVKADPELELAAFVDPFAEESDVDGVPVFTKKEDLIGFDADVWVDFTTPKVVFDNTKFAIEQGFSPVVGTTGFSEEDIKFLKDLSLEKKVGGLIAPNFAVGAILMMEFAAKASKYFPDLEIIELHHDKKMDAPSGTAIKTAELIEENRKFKKQGAVGEEESLPGARGAEYSGFRIHSVRLPGLIAHQEVIFGAPGEGLTIRHDSYDRQSFMGGVKLGIKKVTELDQLVYGLEHLL, from the coding sequence ATGATTAAAGTAATTATCGCAGGTTACAAGGGAAAAATGGGATCAACTGCTGTTAACATGGTTAAGGCTGATCCAGAACTTGAGCTGGCTGCCTTCGTTGATCCCTTTGCGGAAGAAAGTGATGTAGATGGTGTGCCCGTTTTTACCAAGAAGGAAGATTTGATTGGCTTTGACGCAGATGTTTGGGTTGATTTTACAACGCCAAAGGTTGTTTTTGACAATACAAAATTTGCCATTGAACAAGGTTTTTCACCGGTTGTTGGAACCACTGGATTTTCTGAGGAAGACATTAAATTCTTAAAGGATTTATCCCTTGAGAAAAAAGTTGGTGGTTTAATTGCACCTAACTTTGCGGTTGGGGCCATTCTAATGATGGAATTTGCTGCCAAGGCTTCAAAATACTTCCCAGATCTTGAGATAATTGAACTCCACCATGATAAAAAAATGGATGCTCCAAGTGGTACAGCCATTAAAACAGCTGAATTGATTGAAGAAAATCGTAAGTTTAAAAAACAGGGAGCAGTTGGAGAAGAAGAAAGCTTGCCTGGTGCCCGCGGGGCTGAATATTCAGGCTTTAGGATTCACAGCGTGCGACTTCCAGGTCTTATTGCCCATCAGGAGGTAATTTTTGGTGCCCCTGGTGAGGGCTTGACTATTCGCCATGACTCTTACGACCGCCAGTCATTTATGGGTGGAGTCAAGCTTGGGATTAAAAAAGTAACAGAATTAGATCAGTTAGTATATGGGTTGGAACATTTATTATGA
- a CDS encoding DUF1149 family protein — protein MEIIRDKEFVQTFNYNARNFAYEEENGTPETRVHIQIQLIEDVPDQSDADTVLNASVEFVVVLESFIVSGYIMQNNILKNKKVVEQSELSQEDMQEIAHPLLDMVRRLTMEVSEVALDQPGVNLQF, from the coding sequence ATGGAAATAATTCGTGATAAGGAATTTGTACAGACCTTTAACTATAATGCAAGGAATTTTGCCTATGAGGAGGAAAATGGGACTCCTGAAACTCGAGTTCACATTCAGATTCAACTGATAGAAGATGTGCCAGATCAAAGTGATGCTGATACTGTTTTAAATGCAAGTGTAGAATTCGTTGTGGTTCTTGAAAGCTTTATTGTAAGTGGCTACATTATGCAAAACAATATTTTAAAAAATAAAAAAGTTGTTGAGCAAAGTGAACTATCACAAGAAGACATGCAAGAAATTGCCCACCCCCTTTTGGACATGGTAAGACGACTTACGATGGAGGTAAGCGAGGTAGCCCTCGATCAACCTGGAGTGAACCTGCAATTTTAA
- a CDS encoding KH domain-containing protein codes for MESDIQNLVLRIVTPLLSKPEEIRLELVDADEFLEYHLHIAEADMGRIIGKQGRIIQAIRTIVYSVPVSGKKIRLLVNQ; via the coding sequence ATGGAATCTGATATACAAAATCTTGTCTTGAGGATTGTTACACCTCTTCTTTCTAAACCAGAAGAAATCAGGTTGGAATTAGTGGATGCAGATGAATTTCTTGAATATCATCTACATATTGCTGAAGCTGACATGGGGCGAATTATCGGAAAGCAGGGTAGGATTATCCAAGCAATCCGAACAATTGTTTATTCAGTTCCCGTGAGTGGGAAAAAAATTCGACTTCTGGTTAACCAGTAA
- the rpsP gene encoding 30S ribosomal protein S16: protein MAVKIRLTRMGSKKKPYYRINVADSRSPRDGRFIETVGTYNPLLTENNVTLKEERILEWLGNGAQPSDTVRNILSKAGVMKKFHESKQAK, encoded by the coding sequence ATGGCAGTAAAAATCCGTTTAACTCGTATGGGTTCAAAGAAAAAACCTTATTACCGTATTAACGTAGCAGATTCACGTTCACCACGTGACGGACGTTTCATCGAAACAGTTGGAACTTACAACCCACTTCTTACAGAAAACAATGTGACTCTTAAAGAAGAACGCATTCTTGAATGGCTTGGAAATGGTGCTCAACCATCTGATACAGTTCGTAACATCCTTTCAAAAGCTGGTGTTATGAAAAAATTCCACGAGTCTAAACAAGCTAAATAA
- the trmD gene encoding tRNA (guanosine(37)-N1)-methyltransferase TrmD — translation MKIDILTLFPEMFSNLEHSIVGRAQKSGKVEINFHNFRDQATNTQRHVDDYPYGGGQGMLLMPQPIFDTMDKIPHKNARVILLDPAGRKFDQKFAEELSEEDHLVFICGHYEGYDERIKTLVTDEVSLGDYVLTGGEMATSVIIDATVRLIPDVLGKVASHEDDSFSSGLLEYPQYTRPEDFRGMKVPQVLMSGHHENIRKWRLKESLKKTLERRPDLLEDYEPSDEEKKMLAEIKSGL, via the coding sequence ATGAAGATTGATATTTTAACCCTTTTTCCTGAAATGTTTTCAAACCTTGAACATTCAATCGTGGGTCGGGCTCAAAAGTCAGGCAAGGTTGAAATTAACTTCCATAACTTCCGCGACCAGGCGACAAACACTCAAAGGCATGTTGATGATTATCCCTATGGTGGTGGTCAGGGAATGCTTCTAATGCCCCAGCCCATCTTTGACACCATGGATAAAATTCCCCATAAAAATGCTCGGGTAATCCTTCTTGATCCAGCAGGACGGAAGTTTGACCAGAAGTTTGCTGAGGAGCTTTCTGAAGAAGATCATCTAGTCTTTATCTGTGGCCATTATGAGGGTTATGACGAAAGAATCAAGACTTTAGTTACTGATGAGGTAAGTCTTGGTGACTATGTCCTTACAGGTGGGGAGATGGCGACAAGTGTCATTATTGATGCCACAGTTCGTCTGATTCCTGATGTTTTGGGCAAGGTGGCAAGCCATGAAGACGATAGTTTTTCAAGTGGTCTCCTGGAATACCCCCAGTATACCCGACCTGAAGATTTTCGCGGAATGAAAGTGCCCCAGGTTCTCATGAGTGGTCACCATGAAAATATCCGCAAGTGGCGTCTTAAGGAAAGTCTTAAGAAAACCCTTGAAAGACGACCCGATTTACTAGAAGACTACGAGCCATCTGATGAAGAAAAGAAGATGCTCGCTGAAATAAAATCAGGATTATGA
- the rimM gene encoding ribosome maturation factor RimM (Essential for efficient processing of 16S rRNA), with protein MNYYKVGTIVNTQGLQGEVRILSVTDFPEERFAKGNELALFDDKGNFIKNLTVKTHRKQKNFDIVKFEGLYHINDVEKYKGFVLKVSEEDLSDLEEGEFYYHEIIGLNVYEGETLIGTVSEILSPGANDVWVIKRPKKKDLLIPYIPPVVLAVDVKNNRVEVEIPEGLDD; from the coding sequence ATGAATTATTATAAGGTTGGAACAATTGTAAACACGCAAGGTTTACAAGGAGAGGTGAGGATTTTAAGTGTTACAGACTTCCCAGAGGAGCGTTTTGCTAAGGGAAATGAGCTGGCACTTTTTGATGACAAAGGGAATTTTATCAAAAATCTTACCGTTAAAACACACCGCAAGCAAAAGAACTTTGACATTGTAAAATTTGAAGGACTTTATCATATCAATGATGTTGAAAAATACAAAGGCTTCGTCTTAAAGGTTTCAGAAGAAGATTTATCTGACCTTGAAGAGGGAGAATTTTACTACCATGAAATTATCGGCCTTAATGTCTATGAGGGTGAAACACTAATTGGAACAGTTTCTGAGATCCTTTCACCTGGAGCAAATGATGTCTGGGTTATCAAGCGTCCCAAGAAAAAGGACCTACTCATTCCCTACATTCCACCAGTTGTTTTAGCTGTTGATGTCAAAAACAACCGAGTGGAGGTTGAAATTCCAGAAGGATTAGATGATTAA